Proteins encoded in a region of the Bubalus bubalis isolate 160015118507 breed Murrah chromosome 9, NDDB_SH_1, whole genome shotgun sequence genome:
- the DAZAP1 gene encoding DAZ-associated protein 1 isoform X2 — translation MNNSGADEIGKLFVGGLDWSTTQETLRSYFSQYGEVVDCVIMKDKTTNQSRGFGFVKFKDPNCVGTVLASRPHTLDGRNIDPKPCTPRGMQPERTRPKEGWKGPRSDNSKSNKIFVGGIPHNCGETELREYFKKFGVVTEVVMIYDAEKQRPRGFGFITFEDEQSVDQAVNMHFHDIMGKKVEVKRAEPRDSKSQAPGQPGASQWGSRVVPNAANGWAGQPPPTWQQGYGPQGMWVPAGQAIGGYGPPPAGRGAPPPPPPFTSYIVSTPPGGFPPPQGFPQGYGAPPQFSFGYGPPPPPPDQFAPPGVPPPPATPGAAPLAFPPPPSQAAPDMSKPPTAQPDFPYSQYGYGQDLASFGQGFSDPSQQPPSYGGPSVPGSGGPPAGGSGFGRGQNHNVQGFHPYRR, via the exons GAAGCTCTTCGTGGGCGGTCTTGACTGGAGCACCACCCAAG AGACACTGCGCAGCTACTTTTCCCAGTATGGAGAGGTCGTGGACTGCGTGATCATGAAAGACAAGACGACCAACCAGTCTCGAGGCTTTGGCTTTGTCAAATTCAAAGATCCAAACTGCGTGGGCACGGTGCTGGCCAGCAGACCACATACCCTCGATGGCCGAAAC ATTGACCCAAAGCCATGCACGCCTCGGGGGATGCAGCCGGAGAGGACACGGCCGAAGGAAGGCTGG AAAGGACCCAGGAGCGATAACAGTAAATCAAATAAGATATTTGTCGGAGGAATTCCTCACAATTGTGGTGAGACAGAGCTCAGGGAATACTTCAAGAAATTTGGAGTG GTCACAGAAGTGGTCATGATCTACGATGCGGAAAAGCAGAGGCCTCGAG GTTTTGGATTTATTACTTTCGAGGACGAACAATCAGTGGACCAGGCTGTCAACATGCATTTTCACGACATCATGGGCAAAAAA GTGGAAGTTAAACGGGCCGAACCTCGGGACAGCAAGAGCCAAGCGCCGGGACAGCCAGGTGCCAGCCAGTGGGGCAGTCGGGTCGTGCCCAACGCCGCCAACGGCTGGGCAGGCCAGCCCCCGCCTACGTGGCAGCAGGGATACGGCCCACAAG GAATGTGGGTGCCGGCAGGACAGGCGATCG GTGGCTATGGACCGCCCCCCGCAGGAAGAGGagcccccccgccacccccacccttcACCTCCTACATTGTGTCTACCCCTCCTGGAGGCTTCCCGCCTCCCCAGGGCTTCCCCCAGGGCTACGGCGCGCCCCCACAGTTCA GTTTTGGCTACGGACCTCCACCTCCCCCACCAGATCAGTTTGCCCCTCCAGGGGTTCCCCCACCACCGGCCACTCCCGGGGCCGCACCTCTGGCCTTCCCACCACCTCCATCTCAGGCCGCCCCAGACATGAGCAAACCACCGACCGCCCAGCCTGACTTCCCGTACAGCCAGTATG GTTATGGACAGGACTTGGCCAGCTTCGGACAGGGCTTCTCAGACCCCAGCCAGCAGCCTCCCTCCTACGGGGGCCCCTCGGTGCCTGGCTCGGGGGGTCCCCCCGCTGGCGGAAGTGGCTTTGGACGCGGTCAGAACCACAACGTACAAGGATTCCATCCCTACCGACGCTAG
- the DAZAP1 gene encoding DAZ-associated protein 1 isoform X1, producing the protein MNNSGADEIGKLFVGGLDWSTTQETLRSYFSQYGEVVDCVIMKDKTTNQSRGFGFVKFKDPNCVGTVLASRPHTLDGRNIDPKPCTPRGMQPERTRPKEGWQKGPRSDNSKSNKIFVGGIPHNCGETELREYFKKFGVVTEVVMIYDAEKQRPRGFGFITFEDEQSVDQAVNMHFHDIMGKKVEVKRAEPRDSKSQAPGQPGASQWGSRVVPNAANGWAGQPPPTWQQGYGPQGMWVPAGQAIGGYGPPPAGRGAPPPPPPFTSYIVSTPPGGFPPPQGFPQGYGAPPQFSFGYGPPPPPPDQFAPPGVPPPPATPGAAPLAFPPPPSQAAPDMSKPPTAQPDFPYSQYGYGQDLASFGQGFSDPSQQPPSYGGPSVPGSGGPPAGGSGFGRGQNHNVQGFHPYRR; encoded by the exons GAAGCTCTTCGTGGGCGGTCTTGACTGGAGCACCACCCAAG AGACACTGCGCAGCTACTTTTCCCAGTATGGAGAGGTCGTGGACTGCGTGATCATGAAAGACAAGACGACCAACCAGTCTCGAGGCTTTGGCTTTGTCAAATTCAAAGATCCAAACTGCGTGGGCACGGTGCTGGCCAGCAGACCACATACCCTCGATGGCCGAAAC ATTGACCCAAAGCCATGCACGCCTCGGGGGATGCAGCCGGAGAGGACACGGCCGAAGGAAGGCTGG CAGAAAGGACCCAGGAGCGATAACAGTAAATCAAATAAGATATTTGTCGGAGGAATTCCTCACAATTGTGGTGAGACAGAGCTCAGGGAATACTTCAAGAAATTTGGAGTG GTCACAGAAGTGGTCATGATCTACGATGCGGAAAAGCAGAGGCCTCGAG GTTTTGGATTTATTACTTTCGAGGACGAACAATCAGTGGACCAGGCTGTCAACATGCATTTTCACGACATCATGGGCAAAAAA GTGGAAGTTAAACGGGCCGAACCTCGGGACAGCAAGAGCCAAGCGCCGGGACAGCCAGGTGCCAGCCAGTGGGGCAGTCGGGTCGTGCCCAACGCCGCCAACGGCTGGGCAGGCCAGCCCCCGCCTACGTGGCAGCAGGGATACGGCCCACAAG GAATGTGGGTGCCGGCAGGACAGGCGATCG GTGGCTATGGACCGCCCCCCGCAGGAAGAGGagcccccccgccacccccacccttcACCTCCTACATTGTGTCTACCCCTCCTGGAGGCTTCCCGCCTCCCCAGGGCTTCCCCCAGGGCTACGGCGCGCCCCCACAGTTCA GTTTTGGCTACGGACCTCCACCTCCCCCACCAGATCAGTTTGCCCCTCCAGGGGTTCCCCCACCACCGGCCACTCCCGGGGCCGCACCTCTGGCCTTCCCACCACCTCCATCTCAGGCCGCCCCAGACATGAGCAAACCACCGACCGCCCAGCCTGACTTCCCGTACAGCCAGTATG GTTATGGACAGGACTTGGCCAGCTTCGGACAGGGCTTCTCAGACCCCAGCCAGCAGCCTCCCTCCTACGGGGGCCCCTCGGTGCCTGGCTCGGGGGGTCCCCCCGCTGGCGGAAGTGGCTTTGGACGCGGTCAGAACCACAACGTACAAGGATTCCATCCCTACCGACGCTAG
- the DAZAP1 gene encoding DAZ-associated protein 1 isoform X4: protein MRKSRGLEVEVKRAEPRDSKSQAPGQPGASQWGSRVVPNAANGWAGQPPPTWQQGYGPQGMWVPAGQAIGGYGPPPAGRGAPPPPPPFTSYIVSTPPGGFPPPQGFPQGYGAPPQFSFGYGPPPPPPDQFAPPGVPPPPATPGAAPLAFPPPPSQAAPDMSKPPTAQPDFPYSQYGYGQDLASFGQGFSDPSQQPPSYGGPSVPGSGGPPAGGSGFGRGQNHNVQGFHPYRR, encoded by the exons ATGCGGAAAAGCAGAGGCCTCGAG GTGGAAGTTAAACGGGCCGAACCTCGGGACAGCAAGAGCCAAGCGCCGGGACAGCCAGGTGCCAGCCAGTGGGGCAGTCGGGTCGTGCCCAACGCCGCCAACGGCTGGGCAGGCCAGCCCCCGCCTACGTGGCAGCAGGGATACGGCCCACAAG GAATGTGGGTGCCGGCAGGACAGGCGATCG GTGGCTATGGACCGCCCCCCGCAGGAAGAGGagcccccccgccacccccacccttcACCTCCTACATTGTGTCTACCCCTCCTGGAGGCTTCCCGCCTCCCCAGGGCTTCCCCCAGGGCTACGGCGCGCCCCCACAGTTCA GTTTTGGCTACGGACCTCCACCTCCCCCACCAGATCAGTTTGCCCCTCCAGGGGTTCCCCCACCACCGGCCACTCCCGGGGCCGCACCTCTGGCCTTCCCACCACCTCCATCTCAGGCCGCCCCAGACATGAGCAAACCACCGACCGCCCAGCCTGACTTCCCGTACAGCCAGTATG GTTATGGACAGGACTTGGCCAGCTTCGGACAGGGCTTCTCAGACCCCAGCCAGCAGCCTCCCTCCTACGGGGGCCCCTCGGTGCCTGGCTCGGGGGGTCCCCCCGCTGGCGGAAGTGGCTTTGGACGCGGTCAGAACCACAACGTACAAGGATTCCATCCCTACCGACGCTAG
- the DAZAP1 gene encoding DAZ-associated protein 1 isoform X3, which yields MNNSGADEIGKLFVGGLDWSTTQETLRSYFSQYGEVVDCVIMKDKTTNQSRGFGFVKFKDPNCVGTVLASRPHTLDGRNIDPKPCTPRGMQPERTRPKEGWQKGPRSDNSKSNKIFVGGIPHNCGETELREYFKKFGVVTEVVMIYDAEKQRPRGFGFITFEDEQSVDQAVNMHFHDIMGKKVEVKRAEPRDSKSQAPGQPGASQWGSRVVPNAANGWAGQPPPTWQQGYGPQGMWVPAGQAIGGYGPPPAGRGAPPPPPPFTSYIVSTPPGGFPPPQGFPQGYGAPPQFSFGYGPPPPPPDQFAPPGVPPPPATPGAAPLAFPPPPSQAAPDMSKPPTAQPDFPYSQYGLGTSSPEPPGFGPHFVYTLLVRLSSDVA from the exons GAAGCTCTTCGTGGGCGGTCTTGACTGGAGCACCACCCAAG AGACACTGCGCAGCTACTTTTCCCAGTATGGAGAGGTCGTGGACTGCGTGATCATGAAAGACAAGACGACCAACCAGTCTCGAGGCTTTGGCTTTGTCAAATTCAAAGATCCAAACTGCGTGGGCACGGTGCTGGCCAGCAGACCACATACCCTCGATGGCCGAAAC ATTGACCCAAAGCCATGCACGCCTCGGGGGATGCAGCCGGAGAGGACACGGCCGAAGGAAGGCTGG CAGAAAGGACCCAGGAGCGATAACAGTAAATCAAATAAGATATTTGTCGGAGGAATTCCTCACAATTGTGGTGAGACAGAGCTCAGGGAATACTTCAAGAAATTTGGAGTG GTCACAGAAGTGGTCATGATCTACGATGCGGAAAAGCAGAGGCCTCGAG GTTTTGGATTTATTACTTTCGAGGACGAACAATCAGTGGACCAGGCTGTCAACATGCATTTTCACGACATCATGGGCAAAAAA GTGGAAGTTAAACGGGCCGAACCTCGGGACAGCAAGAGCCAAGCGCCGGGACAGCCAGGTGCCAGCCAGTGGGGCAGTCGGGTCGTGCCCAACGCCGCCAACGGCTGGGCAGGCCAGCCCCCGCCTACGTGGCAGCAGGGATACGGCCCACAAG GAATGTGGGTGCCGGCAGGACAGGCGATCG GTGGCTATGGACCGCCCCCCGCAGGAAGAGGagcccccccgccacccccacccttcACCTCCTACATTGTGTCTACCCCTCCTGGAGGCTTCCCGCCTCCCCAGGGCTTCCCCCAGGGCTACGGCGCGCCCCCACAGTTCA GTTTTGGCTACGGACCTCCACCTCCCCCACCAGATCAGTTTGCCCCTCCAGGGGTTCCCCCACCACCGGCCACTCCCGGGGCCGCACCTCTGGCCTTCCCACCACCTCCATCTCAGGCCGCCCCAGACATGAGCAAACCACCGACCGCCCAGCCTGACTTCCCGTACAGCCAGTATG GCCTGGGCACCTCTTCTCCAGAGCCGCCAGGCTTCGGCCCACACTTTGTTTACACTCTTTTGGTCAGGCTGAGCAGTGATGTGGCCTAG